The Flavobacterium piscisymbiosum genome includes a region encoding these proteins:
- a CDS encoding glycoside hydrolase family 97 protein, which translates to MKNIKYRYCLIALASMLIVACSTKKTYKISSPGKNTELVFELTPSGQPQYSLISNGKSVIEPSLLGFEFKGIQKMTEGFEVVSTEEKSADEIWEQPWGEFKKVRDHHNELIVHLKESKGEERLVDIVFRVFDDGVGFRYEFTKQPHLGKVEISNEITQFTFKSDNDVWWIPVHRENSYYESTYRKTAVSKTDTINTPATLETKEKLFVAIHEANLTDFASMTLLKTNDKQYKSELVPWANGVKVYAQTPFRTPWRTIVVGKTPGEVATSTIMLNLNDPSKIEDLSWITPSKYIGIWWGMHLEKFTWGQGPKHGATTKNTKEYIDFAAKNNLDGVLVEGWNEGWNGDWTADGSSFSFVKAYPDFNLEEITKYAAIKNVRLIGHHETAGATKHYESQLEDAFKLYQKMGVNTVKTGYVNKYLDKKEWHDSQYGARHYRKVMETAAKYHIMIDNHEPIKGTGLQRTYPNFMTQEGGRGQEYNAWSVDGGNTPEHLTTLPFTRMLSGPFDYTPGNFNFDYKTPSGARVQTTLANQLALYVIIFSPLQMASDLPENYEGKPEFQFIKDVPCTWSDTKVLDSKIGEYTTIVRKDWEEKNWYLGAITNSYARNLKVALSFLDSGKEYEAEVYADGAGANYKTNPYPVTISKQKVNNKTILDLKLAAGGGTAIKFTLIEK; encoded by the coding sequence ATGAAAAACATAAAATATAGATACTGTCTAATCGCTTTAGCATCAATGTTGATCGTTGCCTGCAGTACTAAAAAAACATACAAAATAAGTTCTCCGGGAAAAAATACCGAATTGGTTTTTGAATTAACGCCTTCAGGTCAGCCGCAATATAGTTTAATATCAAACGGAAAATCTGTTATAGAACCTTCTTTATTAGGATTTGAATTTAAAGGAATCCAAAAAATGACAGAGGGTTTTGAAGTGGTTTCCACCGAAGAAAAATCGGCTGATGAAATCTGGGAACAGCCTTGGGGTGAATTCAAAAAAGTGAGAGATCACCACAACGAATTGATTGTGCATTTGAAAGAATCAAAAGGAGAAGAACGTCTGGTTGATATTGTTTTCAGGGTTTTTGATGATGGAGTTGGTTTTAGATATGAATTTACAAAACAGCCTCATTTAGGGAAAGTAGAAATTTCAAACGAAATCACACAATTCACTTTTAAATCAGATAATGATGTTTGGTGGATTCCGGTGCATCGCGAAAACAGCTATTACGAAAGTACCTACCGTAAAACTGCTGTTAGTAAAACCGATACAATAAATACACCGGCAACTTTAGAAACCAAAGAAAAATTATTTGTGGCGATTCACGAAGCCAACCTAACCGATTTTGCCTCAATGACGTTGCTTAAAACAAATGATAAACAATACAAAAGCGAATTAGTGCCGTGGGCCAATGGTGTAAAAGTATATGCCCAAACGCCTTTTAGAACACCTTGGAGAACTATTGTAGTAGGGAAAACTCCGGGTGAAGTCGCAACTTCGACTATTATGCTGAATTTAAATGATCCTTCAAAAATTGAAGACCTTTCCTGGATTACGCCATCAAAATATATCGGGATCTGGTGGGGAATGCATTTAGAAAAATTCACCTGGGGACAAGGACCAAAACATGGTGCGACGACTAAAAACACAAAAGAATACATTGATTTTGCTGCGAAAAATAATCTGGACGGAGTTCTGGTAGAAGGCTGGAACGAAGGCTGGAATGGCGACTGGACTGCCGATGGTTCTTCTTTTAGTTTTGTAAAAGCCTATCCTGATTTTAATCTGGAAGAAATTACAAAATATGCCGCTATTAAAAATGTTCGTTTAATAGGACATCACGAAACGGCGGGAGCCACAAAACATTATGAAAGCCAGTTAGAAGATGCATTTAAATTGTATCAGAAAATGGGGGTAAATACCGTAAAAACGGGTTACGTAAATAAATATTTAGATAAAAAAGAATGGCACGACAGCCAGTACGGAGCACGTCATTACAGAAAAGTAATGGAAACTGCAGCTAAATATCATATCATGATCGATAATCACGAACCTATAAAAGGAACCGGATTACAGCGTACCTACCCAAACTTTATGACACAAGAAGGCGGAAGAGGACAGGAATATAACGCCTGGTCTGTAGATGGAGGAAATACACCGGAACATCTTACGACTTTGCCTTTTACAAGAATGCTTTCAGGTCCGTTTGATTATACACCGGGGAATTTCAATTTTGATTATAAAACGCCTTCGGGAGCAAGAGTACAAACGACTTTGGCAAACCAGTTGGCTTTGTATGTTATTATTTTTAGTCCGTTGCAAATGGCATCAGATTTACCGGAGAATTACGAAGGAAAACCGGAATTTCAGTTTATAAAAGATGTTCCTTGCACATGGTCAGATACCAAAGTTTTAGATTCTAAAATAGGAGAATATACCACTATAGTCAGAAAAGACTGGGAAGAGAAGAACTGGTATTTAGGAGCTATTACAAATAGTTATGCCAGAAATCTTAAAGTAGCACTATCGTTTTTAGACTCTGGAAAAGAATACGAAGCCGAAGTTTATGCAGATGGAGCAGGAGCAAATTATAAAACAAATCCGTATCCTGTGACGATTTCAAAACAAAAAGTAAACAATAAAACAATATTAGATCTTAAGTTGGCAGCTGGAGGAGGAACAGCTATAAAATTTACTCTAATAGAAAAGTAA
- a CDS encoding glycoside hydrolase family 71/99-like protein yields MKRAITLLFFGIMNVLVAAGCSSDDKNSDAPTEPETFEPVAIEKTNSTKIYVHYMPWFETNESSADKKWGYHWTMANKNPNNIGANNRREIASYYYPLIGPYHSGDKNVIENHLLLMKYSGIDGVLIDWYGTFDVNDYRMVKENTEQFIAMLDKVGLEYAIVYEDRFLPNVVNAGKAISVTSAAKTDLSYMEKNYFDDKNYIKINGKPLLLNFGPIVLQTPAEWTNVFNVLTTKPTFLTLWNESVDAGDNASGEYAWVYKNNTYLTNFYTNNKPKLNVAMGSAYPGFKDFYAEGGGGAAIGWTIEHNNGATLDETLSLAKNANLNYLQLITWNDFGEGTMFEPTVEFGYTYIEKVKAFAGVKSTEIVFPEISKMYNLRLEKRGNADAQKKLDQAFNYFVSMQPAKAKQLLNEIK; encoded by the coding sequence ATGAAAAGAGCTATCACATTATTGTTTTTTGGGATCATGAATGTTTTAGTCGCCGCGGGTTGCAGCAGCGATGATAAAAATTCTGATGCACCTACAGAACCGGAAACATTTGAACCTGTTGCGATTGAAAAAACAAATAGCACCAAAATTTATGTTCATTATATGCCTTGGTTTGAAACCAATGAAAGTAGTGCCGATAAAAAATGGGGATATCACTGGACAATGGCCAACAAAAATCCAAACAACATTGGCGCAAACAATCGCAGAGAAATTGCGTCGTACTATTATCCACTCATTGGGCCTTATCATTCAGGCGATAAAAATGTGATCGAGAATCATTTATTATTGATGAAATATTCAGGAATCGATGGAGTTTTGATCGATTGGTACGGCACTTTTGATGTAAATGATTATCGAATGGTAAAAGAAAATACAGAACAGTTTATCGCAATGTTAGACAAAGTTGGACTAGAATATGCTATTGTTTACGAAGACCGATTTTTGCCGAATGTTGTCAACGCCGGAAAAGCAATTTCGGTTACCAGTGCTGCTAAAACCGATCTATCTTATATGGAGAAAAACTATTTTGATGATAAAAATTACATCAAAATAAACGGAAAACCATTACTGCTTAATTTTGGCCCAATCGTGTTACAAACACCAGCTGAATGGACAAACGTTTTTAATGTTCTGACCACAAAACCTACTTTTTTAACGCTCTGGAACGAATCTGTAGATGCCGGAGATAATGCCTCGGGAGAATATGCCTGGGTATATAAAAACAACACCTATCTGACTAATTTTTATACCAATAACAAACCAAAATTGAATGTTGCAATGGGAAGCGCTTATCCTGGTTTTAAAGATTTTTATGCCGAAGGTGGTGGCGGAGCTGCAATTGGATGGACAATAGAACACAACAATGGAGCAACTCTTGATGAAACACTTTCTCTGGCTAAAAATGCAAATTTAAATTACCTGCAATTAATTACCTGGAATGACTTTGGAGAAGGAACAATGTTCGAACCAACAGTAGAATTTGGTTATACGTATATCGAAAAAGTAAAAGCATTTGCGGGGGTAAAAAGCACCGAGATTGTTTTTCCTGAAATCAGTAAAATGTATAATCTGAGATTAGAAAAGAGAGGCAATGCCGATGCCCAGAAAAAATTAGATCAGGCTTTTAATTATTTTGTCTCTATGCAGCCTGCAAAAGCAAAACAGTTACTAAACGAAATTAAATAA
- a CDS encoding RagB/SusD family nutrient uptake outer membrane protein: MKIKITAALLVSMLFTISCTNLNEDLYDKVEDGNFGNTPKEVDALVGGAYSSLRGFADGISNNYPTSEYVFFLEETVSDEATIPTRGTNWYDGGQYQDAQKHTWKPDNRLILSAWRYNYTGIAKINSIIYQVDKSSLTDAAKAPIYAELKALRAYYYYNLLDLFGNVPIVVNFEDTSLPSNSTRKQVYDFVEKELLDAIPHLTSNVVYSKFTKNVAYSVLARLYLNSEAFIGTARWQDCINMCQKVTGYTLAPDFFANFATQNEKSPEIIFSIPYDQKAGTVGNYMNSMSCHYLHKLTISASGNDYPWSANGMCAQPGVYSAFAATDKRRKCMVAGDQINVATGQVIVMDSGEPLTYTEEVTSVADAKENQGVRLGKYEMKAGEQWERDHDFVLIRYAEILMMQAECYVRLGAADLAKPFVQQITARAGEEMPAVIDLAFIDKELLKEFTFEGRRRTDNIRFGTFFGSWWEKGPTEKYRAIFPIPSTVLTTNKNLVQNPGYPVN; this comes from the coding sequence ATGAAAATCAAAATAACAGCAGCATTATTAGTAAGCATGCTTTTTACGATATCATGTACCAATCTAAACGAGGATTTATATGATAAAGTAGAAGATGGAAATTTTGGAAACACTCCCAAAGAAGTTGATGCATTAGTTGGTGGAGCTTACTCTTCGTTAAGAGGATTTGCAGATGGTATCTCAAATAATTATCCAACCTCTGAGTACGTATTCTTTTTAGAAGAAACCGTTTCAGATGAAGCCACGATTCCAACAAGAGGAACAAACTGGTACGATGGCGGTCAATATCAGGATGCACAAAAACATACCTGGAAACCAGACAATCGTTTGATTCTTTCGGCCTGGCGTTACAACTACACCGGAATCGCCAAAATCAATTCGATTATTTATCAAGTAGATAAATCATCATTGACAGATGCAGCCAAAGCACCAATTTATGCAGAATTAAAAGCCTTGAGGGCTTATTATTACTACAATCTTCTCGATTTATTTGGGAATGTGCCAATCGTAGTAAATTTTGAAGACACCTCATTGCCATCAAATTCTACCAGAAAACAAGTATACGATTTCGTAGAAAAAGAACTGTTAGATGCCATTCCGCATTTAACATCAAACGTAGTTTATTCTAAATTTACTAAAAACGTAGCCTATTCCGTATTAGCAAGATTGTACTTAAACTCAGAAGCTTTTATAGGAACAGCGCGTTGGCAGGATTGTATCAACATGTGCCAAAAAGTTACAGGATATACTTTAGCCCCTGATTTCTTTGCGAATTTTGCCACGCAAAACGAAAAATCACCAGAAATTATTTTCTCAATTCCTTACGATCAAAAAGCAGGAACAGTAGGCAATTATATGAATTCAATGTCTTGTCATTACTTACACAAATTAACCATTTCTGCTTCTGGAAATGATTATCCGTGGAGCGCTAACGGAATGTGTGCACAGCCGGGCGTTTATTCTGCCTTTGCAGCAACAGATAAAAGAAGAAAATGTATGGTGGCAGGAGATCAGATTAATGTAGCCACAGGTCAGGTTATTGTTATGGATAGCGGAGAACCTCTTACTTATACAGAAGAAGTGACAAGTGTAGCCGATGCCAAAGAAAACCAGGGAGTTCGTTTAGGAAAATACGAAATGAAAGCCGGAGAACAATGGGAACGCGATCATGATTTTGTATTGATTCGTTATGCCGAAATCTTAATGATGCAAGCCGAATGTTACGTTCGTTTAGGAGCTGCAGATTTAGCAAAACCTTTTGTACAGCAAATTACAGCACGTGCAGGAGAAGAAATGCCTGCAGTTATAGATCTTGCTTTTATAGACAAAGAATTGCTTAAGGAATTTACTTTTGAAGGAAGAAGAAGAACAGACAACATCCGTTTTGGAACATTCTTCGGCTCATGGTGGGAAAAAGGACCAACGGAGAAATACAGAGCGATTTTCCCAATTCCAAGTACAGTGCTGACAACAAATAAAAATCTGGTACAAAATCCTGGGTATCCTGTAAACTAG